From Budorcas taxicolor isolate Tak-1 chromosome 19, Takin1.1, whole genome shotgun sequence, the proteins below share one genomic window:
- the TMUB2 gene encoding transmembrane and ubiquitin-like domain-containing protein 2 isoform X1, whose protein sequence is MISRHLQNNLMSVDPVSSQAMELSDVTLIEGVGNEVTVVAGVVVLILALVLAWLSTYVADSGSNPLLGTIVSAGDTSVLHLGHVDHLVAGQGTPEPTELPHPSEGNDEKAEEAGEGGGDPTGEPGAGGGVEPSLEHLLDIQGLPKRQAGPGNSSLEAPVRSEDSTCLPPSPSLISVRLKFLNDTEELAVARPEDTVGALKSKYFPGQESQMKLIYQGRLLQDPARTLRSLNITDNCVIHCHRSPPGSAVAGPSSSLAPSSATEPPNLGVSVGSLMVPVFVVLLGVVWYFRINYRQFFTAPATVSLVGVTVFFSFLVFGMYGR, encoded by the exons ATGATTTCCCGTCATCTTCAAAACAAccttatgag TGTGGACCCGGTCAGCAGCCAGGCCATGGAGCTCTCTGATGTCACCCTTATTGAGGGTGTGGGTAATGAGGTGACTGTGGTGGCTGGTGTGGTGGTGCTCATTCTAGCTTTGGTCCTAGCTTGGCTCTCTACCTACGTAGCAGACAGCGGTAGCAACCCACTTCTGGGCACTATTGTGTCAGCTGGCGACACATCCGTCCTTCACCTGGGGCATGTGGACCATCTGGTAGCGGGCCAAGGCACCCCAGAGCCAACTGAGCTCCCCCATCCATCAGAGGGTAATGATGAGAAGGCTGAAGAGGCTGGCGAAGGTGGGGGAGACCCCACTGGGGAACCTGGAGCTGGGGGTGGTGTTGAGCCCAGCCTTGAGCATCTGCTTGACATCCAAGGCCTGCCCAAAAGACAAGCAGGCCCAGGAAACAGCAGTCTGGAGGCACCTGTGAGATCGGAGGATAGCACCTGCTTgcctcccagccccagcctcaTCAGCGTGCGGCTCAAATTCCTCAATGACACGGAGGAGCTCGCTGTGGCCAGGCCAGAGGATACTGTGGGTGCTCTGAAGAG TAAATACTTCCCTGGACAGGAGAGCCAGATGAAACTGATCTACCAGGGCCGCCTGCTGCAGGACCCAGCCCGCACGCTGCGTTCCCTGAACATTACCGACAACTGTGTGATTCACTGTCACCGCTCACCCCCGGGGTCAGCTGTTGCAGGCCCCTCAAGCTCCCTGGCCCCCTCCTCGGCCACTGAGCCACCCAACCTCGGCGTCAGTGTGGGCAGCCTCATGGTGCCTGTGTTTGTGGTGCTGCTGGGTGTGGTCTGGTACTTCCGTATCAATTACCGCCAATTCTTCACAGCACCTGCCACAGTCTCCCTGGTGGGGGTCACTGTCTTCTTCAGCTTCCTAGTATTTGGGATGTATGGACGATAA
- the ATXN7L3 gene encoding ataxin-7-like protein 3 isoform X1 encodes MPPLSSGQRGGEGRWQPSEVPWTHTNIPPTCVQPCCRPLCYEQSEHRLHKSSQMKMEEMSLSGLDNSKLEAIAQEIYADLVEDSCLGFCFEVHRAVKCGYFFLDDTDPESMKDFEIVDQPGLDIFGQVFNQWKSKECVCPNCSRSIAASRFAPHLEKCLGMGRNSSRIANRRIANSNNMNKSESDQEDNDDINDNDWSYGSEKKAKKRKSDKLWYLPFQNPNSPRRSKSLKHKNGFSVCTSASNTLPLLFSSSGELSNSDPFKYNNSTGISYETLGPEELRSLLTTQCGVISEHTKKMCTRSLRCPQHTDEQRRAVRIYFLGPSAVLPEVESSLDNDSFDMTDSQALISRLQWDGSSDLSPSDSGSSKTSENQGWGLGSNSSESRKTKKKKSHLSLVGTASGLGSNKKKKPKPPAPPTPSIYDDIN; translated from the exons ATGCCACCATTAAGCTCTGGGCagcgaggtggggaggggaggtggcagCCATCGGAGGTGCCTTGGACTCACACCAACATCCCCCCCACATGTGTGCAGCCGTGTTGCCGCCCGCTGTGCTATGAGCAGTCAGAGCACCGTCTCCACAAGAGttcacaaatgaaaatggaggaaATGTCTTTGTCTGGCCTGGATAACAGCAAACTAGAG GCCATCGCTCAGGAGATATACGCGGACCTGGTTGAGGATTCTTGTTTGGGATTCTGCTTTGAGGTACACCGGGCTGTCAAGTGTGGCTACTTCTTCCTGGACGACACGGACCCTGAGAGCATGAAGGATTTTG AGATCGTGGACCAGCCGGGTTTGGACATCTTTGGACAGGTTTTCAACCAGTGGAAGAGCAAGGAGTGTGTTTGCCCCAATTGCAGCCGCAGCATTGCCGCCTCCCGTTTTGCTCCCCACCTGGAGAAGTGCCTAGGAATGGGTCGGAACAGCAGCCGAATCGCCAACCGCCG GATTGCCAATAGCAACAACATGAACAAGTCAGAGAGTGACCAAGAGGATAATGATGACATCAATGACAACGACTGGTCCTATGGCTCAGAGAAGAAAG ccaagaagagaaaatcagacAAG CTATGGTATCTCCCATTCCAGAACCCCAATTCCCCTCGAAGATCCAAgtctttaaaacacaaaaatg GGTTCTCTGTCTGTACCTCTGCATCAAACACCCTtccccttcttttttcttcttcaggggaacttagCAATTCGGATCCTTTTAAG TATAACAACTCAACTGGGATCAGCTACGAGACCCTGGGGCCGGAGGAGCTGCGCAGCCTGCTCACCACG CAATGTGGGGTGATTTCTGAACACACCAAGAAGATGTGCACAAG GTCCCTACGCTGCCCCCAGCATACAGATGAGCAGCGGCGAGCCGTGCGGATTTATTTCCTTGGACCCTCAGC TGTCCTTCCAGAGGTCGAGAGTTCCCTGGATAATGACAGCTTTGACATGACTGACAGCCAGGCCCTGATCAGCCGGCTTCAGTGGGACGGCTCCTCTGATCTCTCACCCTCTGATTCAGGCTCCTCCAAGACGAGTGAGAATCAGGGGTGGGGTCTAG GTTCCAACAGTTCCGAGTCACGgaaaaccaagaaaaagaaatcccatcTGAGCCTGGTAGGGACTGCCTCCGGCCTGGGCtccaacaagaagaaaaagccaaagCCACCGGCGCCCCCAACGCCCAGCATCTACGATGACATCAACTGA
- the ATXN7L3 gene encoding ataxin-7-like protein 3 isoform X4: MKMEEMSLSGLDNSKLEAIAQEIYADLVEDSCLGFCFEVHRAVKCGYFFLDDTDPESMKDFEIVDQPGLDIFGQVFNQWKSKECVCPNCSRSIAASRFAPHLEKCLGMGRNSSRIANRRIANSNNMNKSESDQEDNDDINDNDWSYGSEKKAKKRKSDKNPNSPRRSKSLKHKNGELSNSDPFKYNNSTGISYETLGPEELRSLLTTQCGVISEHTKKMCTRSLRCPQHTDEQRRAVRIYFLGPSAVLPEVESSLDNDSFDMTDSQALISRLQWDGSSDLSPSDSGSSKTSENQGWGLGSNSSESRKTKKKKSHLSLVGTASGLGSNKKKKPKPPAPPTPSIYDDIN, encoded by the exons atgaaaatggaggaaATGTCTTTGTCTGGCCTGGATAACAGCAAACTAGAG GCCATCGCTCAGGAGATATACGCGGACCTGGTTGAGGATTCTTGTTTGGGATTCTGCTTTGAGGTACACCGGGCTGTCAAGTGTGGCTACTTCTTCCTGGACGACACGGACCCTGAGAGCATGAAGGATTTTG AGATCGTGGACCAGCCGGGTTTGGACATCTTTGGACAGGTTTTCAACCAGTGGAAGAGCAAGGAGTGTGTTTGCCCCAATTGCAGCCGCAGCATTGCCGCCTCCCGTTTTGCTCCCCACCTGGAGAAGTGCCTAGGAATGGGTCGGAACAGCAGCCGAATCGCCAACCGCCG GATTGCCAATAGCAACAACATGAACAAGTCAGAGAGTGACCAAGAGGATAATGATGACATCAATGACAACGACTGGTCCTATGGCTCAGAGAAGAAAG ccaagaagagaaaatcagacAAG AACCCCAATTCCCCTCGAAGATCCAAgtctttaaaacacaaaaatg gggaacttagCAATTCGGATCCTTTTAAG TATAACAACTCAACTGGGATCAGCTACGAGACCCTGGGGCCGGAGGAGCTGCGCAGCCTGCTCACCACG CAATGTGGGGTGATTTCTGAACACACCAAGAAGATGTGCACAAG GTCCCTACGCTGCCCCCAGCATACAGATGAGCAGCGGCGAGCCGTGCGGATTTATTTCCTTGGACCCTCAGC TGTCCTTCCAGAGGTCGAGAGTTCCCTGGATAATGACAGCTTTGACATGACTGACAGCCAGGCCCTGATCAGCCGGCTTCAGTGGGACGGCTCCTCTGATCTCTCACCCTCTGATTCAGGCTCCTCCAAGACGAGTGAGAATCAGGGGTGGGGTCTAG GTTCCAACAGTTCCGAGTCACGgaaaaccaagaaaaagaaatcccatcTGAGCCTGGTAGGGACTGCCTCCGGCCTGGGCtccaacaagaagaaaaagccaaagCCACCGGCGCCCCCAACGCCCAGCATCTACGATGACATCAACTGA
- the TMUB2 gene encoding transmembrane and ubiquitin-like domain-containing protein 2 isoform X2: protein MELSDVTLIEGVGNEVTVVAGVVVLILALVLAWLSTYVADSGSNPLLGTIVSAGDTSVLHLGHVDHLVAGQGTPEPTELPHPSEGNDEKAEEAGEGGGDPTGEPGAGGGVEPSLEHLLDIQGLPKRQAGPGNSSLEAPVRSEDSTCLPPSPSLISVRLKFLNDTEELAVARPEDTVGALKSKYFPGQESQMKLIYQGRLLQDPARTLRSLNITDNCVIHCHRSPPGSAVAGPSSSLAPSSATEPPNLGVSVGSLMVPVFVVLLGVVWYFRINYRQFFTAPATVSLVGVTVFFSFLVFGMYGR, encoded by the exons ATGGAGCTCTCTGATGTCACCCTTATTGAGGGTGTGGGTAATGAGGTGACTGTGGTGGCTGGTGTGGTGGTGCTCATTCTAGCTTTGGTCCTAGCTTGGCTCTCTACCTACGTAGCAGACAGCGGTAGCAACCCACTTCTGGGCACTATTGTGTCAGCTGGCGACACATCCGTCCTTCACCTGGGGCATGTGGACCATCTGGTAGCGGGCCAAGGCACCCCAGAGCCAACTGAGCTCCCCCATCCATCAGAGGGTAATGATGAGAAGGCTGAAGAGGCTGGCGAAGGTGGGGGAGACCCCACTGGGGAACCTGGAGCTGGGGGTGGTGTTGAGCCCAGCCTTGAGCATCTGCTTGACATCCAAGGCCTGCCCAAAAGACAAGCAGGCCCAGGAAACAGCAGTCTGGAGGCACCTGTGAGATCGGAGGATAGCACCTGCTTgcctcccagccccagcctcaTCAGCGTGCGGCTCAAATTCCTCAATGACACGGAGGAGCTCGCTGTGGCCAGGCCAGAGGATACTGTGGGTGCTCTGAAGAG TAAATACTTCCCTGGACAGGAGAGCCAGATGAAACTGATCTACCAGGGCCGCCTGCTGCAGGACCCAGCCCGCACGCTGCGTTCCCTGAACATTACCGACAACTGTGTGATTCACTGTCACCGCTCACCCCCGGGGTCAGCTGTTGCAGGCCCCTCAAGCTCCCTGGCCCCCTCCTCGGCCACTGAGCCACCCAACCTCGGCGTCAGTGTGGGCAGCCTCATGGTGCCTGTGTTTGTGGTGCTGCTGGGTGTGGTCTGGTACTTCCGTATCAATTACCGCCAATTCTTCACAGCACCTGCCACAGTCTCCCTGGTGGGGGTCACTGTCTTCTTCAGCTTCCTAGTATTTGGGATGTATGGACGATAA
- the ATXN7L3 gene encoding ataxin-7-like protein 3 isoform X2 has translation MKMEEMSLSGLDNSKLEAIAQEIYADLVEDSCLGFCFEVHRAVKCGYFFLDDTDPESMKDFEIVDQPGLDIFGQVFNQWKSKECVCPNCSRSIAASRFAPHLEKCLGMGRNSSRIANRRIANSNNMNKSESDQEDNDDINDNDWSYGSEKKAKKRKSDKNPNSPRRSKSLKHKNGFSVCTSASNTLPLLFSSSGELSNSDPFKYNNSTGISYETLGPEELRSLLTTQCGVISEHTKKMCTRSLRCPQHTDEQRRAVRIYFLGPSAVLPEVESSLDNDSFDMTDSQALISRLQWDGSSDLSPSDSGSSKTSENQGWGLGSNSSESRKTKKKKSHLSLVGTASGLGSNKKKKPKPPAPPTPSIYDDIN, from the exons atgaaaatggaggaaATGTCTTTGTCTGGCCTGGATAACAGCAAACTAGAG GCCATCGCTCAGGAGATATACGCGGACCTGGTTGAGGATTCTTGTTTGGGATTCTGCTTTGAGGTACACCGGGCTGTCAAGTGTGGCTACTTCTTCCTGGACGACACGGACCCTGAGAGCATGAAGGATTTTG AGATCGTGGACCAGCCGGGTTTGGACATCTTTGGACAGGTTTTCAACCAGTGGAAGAGCAAGGAGTGTGTTTGCCCCAATTGCAGCCGCAGCATTGCCGCCTCCCGTTTTGCTCCCCACCTGGAGAAGTGCCTAGGAATGGGTCGGAACAGCAGCCGAATCGCCAACCGCCG GATTGCCAATAGCAACAACATGAACAAGTCAGAGAGTGACCAAGAGGATAATGATGACATCAATGACAACGACTGGTCCTATGGCTCAGAGAAGAAAG ccaagaagagaaaatcagacAAG AACCCCAATTCCCCTCGAAGATCCAAgtctttaaaacacaaaaatg GGTTCTCTGTCTGTACCTCTGCATCAAACACCCTtccccttcttttttcttcttcaggggaacttagCAATTCGGATCCTTTTAAG TATAACAACTCAACTGGGATCAGCTACGAGACCCTGGGGCCGGAGGAGCTGCGCAGCCTGCTCACCACG CAATGTGGGGTGATTTCTGAACACACCAAGAAGATGTGCACAAG GTCCCTACGCTGCCCCCAGCATACAGATGAGCAGCGGCGAGCCGTGCGGATTTATTTCCTTGGACCCTCAGC TGTCCTTCCAGAGGTCGAGAGTTCCCTGGATAATGACAGCTTTGACATGACTGACAGCCAGGCCCTGATCAGCCGGCTTCAGTGGGACGGCTCCTCTGATCTCTCACCCTCTGATTCAGGCTCCTCCAAGACGAGTGAGAATCAGGGGTGGGGTCTAG GTTCCAACAGTTCCGAGTCACGgaaaaccaagaaaaagaaatcccatcTGAGCCTGGTAGGGACTGCCTCCGGCCTGGGCtccaacaagaagaaaaagccaaagCCACCGGCGCCCCCAACGCCCAGCATCTACGATGACATCAACTGA
- the ATXN7L3 gene encoding ataxin-7-like protein 3 isoform X3, whose protein sequence is MKMEEMSLSGLDNSKLEAIAQEIYADLVEDSCLGFCFEVHRAVKCGYFFLDDTDPESMKDFEIVDQPGLDIFGQVFNQWKSKECVCPNCSRSIAASRFAPHLEKCLGMGRNSSRIANRRIANSNNMNKSESDQEDNDDINDNDWSYGSEKKAKKRKSDKLWYLPFQNPNSPRRSKSLKHKNGELSNSDPFKYNNSTGISYETLGPEELRSLLTTQCGVISEHTKKMCTRSLRCPQHTDEQRRAVRIYFLGPSAVLPEVESSLDNDSFDMTDSQALISRLQWDGSSDLSPSDSGSSKTSENQGWGLGSNSSESRKTKKKKSHLSLVGTASGLGSNKKKKPKPPAPPTPSIYDDIN, encoded by the exons atgaaaatggaggaaATGTCTTTGTCTGGCCTGGATAACAGCAAACTAGAG GCCATCGCTCAGGAGATATACGCGGACCTGGTTGAGGATTCTTGTTTGGGATTCTGCTTTGAGGTACACCGGGCTGTCAAGTGTGGCTACTTCTTCCTGGACGACACGGACCCTGAGAGCATGAAGGATTTTG AGATCGTGGACCAGCCGGGTTTGGACATCTTTGGACAGGTTTTCAACCAGTGGAAGAGCAAGGAGTGTGTTTGCCCCAATTGCAGCCGCAGCATTGCCGCCTCCCGTTTTGCTCCCCACCTGGAGAAGTGCCTAGGAATGGGTCGGAACAGCAGCCGAATCGCCAACCGCCG GATTGCCAATAGCAACAACATGAACAAGTCAGAGAGTGACCAAGAGGATAATGATGACATCAATGACAACGACTGGTCCTATGGCTCAGAGAAGAAAG ccaagaagagaaaatcagacAAG CTATGGTATCTCCCATTCCAGAACCCCAATTCCCCTCGAAGATCCAAgtctttaaaacacaaaaatg gggaacttagCAATTCGGATCCTTTTAAG TATAACAACTCAACTGGGATCAGCTACGAGACCCTGGGGCCGGAGGAGCTGCGCAGCCTGCTCACCACG CAATGTGGGGTGATTTCTGAACACACCAAGAAGATGTGCACAAG GTCCCTACGCTGCCCCCAGCATACAGATGAGCAGCGGCGAGCCGTGCGGATTTATTTCCTTGGACCCTCAGC TGTCCTTCCAGAGGTCGAGAGTTCCCTGGATAATGACAGCTTTGACATGACTGACAGCCAGGCCCTGATCAGCCGGCTTCAGTGGGACGGCTCCTCTGATCTCTCACCCTCTGATTCAGGCTCCTCCAAGACGAGTGAGAATCAGGGGTGGGGTCTAG GTTCCAACAGTTCCGAGTCACGgaaaaccaagaaaaagaaatcccatcTGAGCCTGGTAGGGACTGCCTCCGGCCTGGGCtccaacaagaagaaaaagccaaagCCACCGGCGCCCCCAACGCCCAGCATCTACGATGACATCAACTGA